In the genome of Candidatus Saccharimonadales bacterium, one region contains:
- a CDS encoding 6-phosphogluconolactonase has translation MNKFEFKKILSTEPVYNYVLKSIEEHLENGAKVLWLLSGGSAIPIEIEVSKKLKDNHKTDNLTALLIDERYGDAGHKDSNYEQLKSSGFDLPLKPILENKGLEQTVNDYQSELSSLLDQTDFVIALAGLGPDGHTFGIKPHSPSVETERLVIGYEWDDYVRITTTAKLIERIDLLIVYAAGLEKREQLTKLKSNLPAAEQPAQLLKLGKEVIIFNDQIDE, from the coding sequence ATGAATAAATTTGAATTTAAAAAGATCTTATCCACAGAGCCTGTGTATAACTATGTGCTCAAATCAATCGAAGAACACCTTGAAAACGGTGCAAAAGTGCTTTGGTTGCTATCGGGAGGTTCGGCGATTCCCATTGAAATCGAAGTTTCGAAGAAACTAAAAGACAACCACAAAACGGATAATCTAACCGCTTTGCTAATTGACGAACGCTACGGCGATGCCGGTCATAAAGACTCGAATTACGAACAACTTAAAAGTTCTGGCTTTGACCTACCCCTCAAACCAATCTTGGAGAACAAAGGCCTTGAACAAACTGTAAATGATTACCAAAGCGAACTCTCTAGTTTGCTCGATCAAACTGATTTTGTAATCGCCTTAGCCGGACTGGGGCCCGACGGGCACACCTTTGGTATTAAGCCGCACAGCCCGTCAGTAGAAACCGAGCGTCTAGTAATCGGCTACGAGTGGGACGATTACGTACGCATCACCACCACCGCTAAATTAATAGAGAGAATTGACCTGTTGATCGTGTACGCAGCCGGGCTCGAGAAAAGAGAACAACTAACGAAGTTAAAATCCAACCTACCGGCAGCCGAACAGCCGGCGCAGCTTTTGAAACTAGGTAAAGAAGTGATCATCTTCAACGATCAAATAGACGAATAG
- a CDS encoding NADP-dependent phosphogluconate dehydrogenase has product MRIGFSGLGRMGGNMVARLLENGHEVVVLNRSPEPVEEAVKLGAIAATDYKDLASKMNPAIIWLMLPENITQDHVTKALEALPEGGILINGANSRYTDSTKYAEQARQKKVLYLDVGTSGGILGRKAGYAMMIGGDEQAVEAVRPILESLAPAGGGWGCFGPAGAGHFVKMVHNAIEYGMMESYVEGYRMLKEGPYKGIDLAKVGGVWQHGSIVDSLLNEMARQALAENPEMTGVEGVVAESGEARWTLETAKELNMPMPSIQAAFDVRLASQKGEITYATKLLAAIRNKFGGHALNPTDPNHSEAEKGSRTIAR; this is encoded by the coding sequence ATGCGTATTGGATTTAGTGGCCTCGGGCGCATGGGCGGCAACATGGTAGCCCGTTTATTAGAAAATGGTCATGAGGTAGTAGTTCTGAATCGTAGCCCGGAGCCGGTCGAAGAGGCGGTTAAACTTGGTGCTATCGCAGCCACAGACTACAAAGATTTGGCTTCCAAAATGAACCCGGCCATTATTTGGTTAATGTTGCCCGAAAACATTACCCAGGATCACGTGACCAAGGCTCTAGAAGCTCTGCCCGAAGGCGGCATACTTATTAACGGAGCTAATTCCCGCTACACCGATAGCACTAAATACGCCGAACAAGCCCGCCAAAAGAAAGTCCTCTACCTGGATGTTGGTACCAGCGGCGGAATTCTAGGACGCAAGGCCGGCTACGCCATGATGATCGGCGGCGATGAGCAGGCAGTCGAAGCTGTCAGACCAATTCTAGAAAGCTTGGCCCCGGCCGGTGGCGGGTGGGGATGTTTTGGTCCGGCCGGAGCCGGACACTTCGTCAAGATGGTTCATAACGCCATTGAATACGGAATGATGGAATCTTACGTTGAAGGTTATCGAATGCTAAAGGAAGGACCTTATAAGGGGATTGATCTGGCCAAAGTTGGCGGCGTTTGGCAGCACGGCAGCATAGTGGATTCGCTGCTCAACGAAATGGCCCGCCAAGCCTTAGCCGAAAACCCTGAAATGACAGGGGTCGAAGGAGTAGTCGCCGAGAGCGGCGAAGCCCGATGGACGCTAGAGACGGCCAAAGAATTAAATATGCCAATGCCATCGATCCAAGCGGCCTTTGACGTGCGCCTAGCTAGCCAAAAAGGCGAAATAACCTATGCCACCAAACTCCTGGCAGCCATTCGCAATAAATTCGGCGGCCACGCCTTAAACCCGACAGACCCGAACCATAGCGAAGCAGAAAAGGGTAGCCGCACTATTGCGCGGTAA
- a CDS encoding alpha/beta fold hydrolase, whose protein sequence is MLKLNKKSIIKRSKKANQRAPKKRIFLSMAWLTAVFALILWFLVFYYTPTHPSAKALYYKSLDLSQARQATYVGKPIEKVKDFGVVNNVREQLVVFNVSKDGLSEYALMTLPKDPPKNGHYPTIILCHGYANPEAYSTLETYINDMDFYSQHGFAVIKPDFRGNGFSVASGTPDGAYYSMSYNTDVMSLIASVKQTGYLDKNNISLWGQSMGAYVALRAAVVSPDIKHVVLLSGPVGTPQDMYLDYTPISDFNNPAATEIRLQEINAHGTPASNPAYWNKTTPLSYLKLIKANIQIHVGSKDQIVPPKFSADLNSRLNKLKIPHEYYVYPNGDHGLGAQRGLVWPRSLTFFQAKSSLDTKH, encoded by the coding sequence ATGCTAAAGCTAAACAAAAAATCAATAATCAAAAGGTCCAAAAAGGCTAATCAGCGCGCTCCAAAAAAGCGGATTTTCTTAAGTATGGCTTGGCTAACGGCCGTTTTTGCGCTGATCTTGTGGTTTTTGGTCTTTTATTACACGCCTACTCATCCATCGGCCAAAGCGCTCTATTACAAAAGTTTAGACTTGTCACAGGCTAGACAGGCCACCTACGTTGGCAAGCCGATAGAAAAAGTCAAAGATTTTGGCGTAGTCAACAATGTGCGCGAACAATTAGTTGTCTTTAATGTGTCTAAGGACGGTTTAAGCGAGTACGCCCTAATGACGCTGCCTAAAGACCCGCCCAAAAACGGCCACTATCCAACCATTATCCTGTGTCACGGTTATGCCAACCCCGAGGCATATTCAACGCTCGAAACCTACATTAACGATATGGATTTTTACAGTCAGCACGGCTTTGCCGTTATTAAGCCCGATTTTCGGGGCAACGGTTTCTCGGTAGCTTCAGGCACGCCCGACGGCGCCTATTATTCTATGAGTTATAACACTGATGTTATGAGCCTTATCGCCTCGGTCAAACAAACCGGCTACCTAGACAAAAATAACATTAGCCTTTGGGGTCAAAGTATGGGAGCTTACGTTGCCCTGCGGGCAGCTGTAGTTTCGCCGGATATAAAACATGTGGTATTACTATCCGGCCCGGTGGGCACGCCGCAAGATATGTATTTGGATTACACGCCGATATCCGATTTTAATAATCCCGCTGCTACGGAAATCCGTCTGCAAGAAATCAACGCCCACGGTACGCCCGCGTCTAATCCAGCTTATTGGAATAAAACCACGCCGCTGAGCTATCTCAAACTCATTAAAGCTAACATTCAAATTCACGTCGGTTCAAAAGACCAAATAGTGCCTCCGAAGTTTTCTGCCGACTTAAACAGCAGGCTTAACAAACTCAAAATTCCCCACGAATATTATGTGTATCCTAATGGCGATCACGGCTTGGGCGCGCAGCGAGGTCTAGTTTGGCCGCGGTCTCTAACTTTTTTTCAGGCTAAATCAAGCCTCGACACTAAACACTAG
- the opgC gene encoding OpgC domain-containing protein, which produces MVLKNIKRLNSKIEDITVNVNLSPSRIVSLDIIRGLFLISILIDHIELYPNGFDYFTGRGRLFVSAAEGFFFMSGLLVGMVYKRRLNLGMKFIVRKMWRRALVLYLASVFFTLLFTALAVFTNHQTIKYGLYNVINWPHIIKETVLMRYGYGWADFLDRFALLMFIAPFAFYLLTKGKWWLMSGISFLFWLWGQFGPQDNNFTITWQFLFNMAMLLGFYWPQINARWQSLKASTKKKIELSIVGVSAITFLFSYASVYILSVLNEKLPSLPHWLYNLTLHWNSFNSAVWVYAQKWTLGPLRLVLFALWFSVLFMLINKYSETINRYTRYLVELLGRNSLLVYIEHAFIVFAFKYYIPPQTNFWQNFLFTAGALVALFIVTIIYKNIEPNVNKKVNSIIRGIKKPFLKLLVFSVEA; this is translated from the coding sequence ATGGTGCTAAAAAACATAAAACGTCTTAACAGCAAGATCGAAGATATTACCGTTAACGTCAATCTTTCGCCTAGCAGAATTGTTTCCCTGGATATTATTCGCGGTCTGTTTCTGATTTCTATACTGATTGACCACATTGAACTTTACCCAAATGGGTTTGATTATTTCACCGGCCGTGGCCGCCTGTTCGTTAGTGCCGCCGAAGGCTTTTTCTTCATGTCGGGCTTGCTTGTGGGCATGGTCTATAAGCGCCGCCTGAATCTTGGCATGAAATTTATTGTCCGCAAAATGTGGCGGCGAGCCCTGGTACTTTATCTGGCTTCGGTGTTCTTTACCTTGCTGTTTACGGCGTTGGCCGTTTTCACCAACCACCAGACAATCAAGTATGGCTTATATAACGTAATCAACTGGCCTCATATCATCAAAGAGACTGTTTTGATGCGCTATGGTTACGGCTGGGCGGATTTCTTGGATCGTTTCGCCCTATTGATGTTTATTGCACCGTTTGCCTTTTATCTGCTGACCAAGGGCAAGTGGTGGCTAATGAGCGGTATCAGTTTTTTGTTTTGGCTGTGGGGTCAGTTCGGTCCGCAAGACAATAACTTTACGATCACCTGGCAGTTCTTGTTCAACATGGCTATGCTGCTTGGTTTTTACTGGCCGCAGATCAACGCCCGCTGGCAAAGCTTAAAGGCATCTACCAAGAAAAAGATCGAGCTTTCTATTGTTGGCGTTTCGGCCATAACGTTCCTGTTTAGTTACGCCAGCGTCTATATACTATCTGTTTTGAATGAAAAACTACCCTCGCTGCCGCACTGGCTTTATAATCTGACTTTGCACTGGAATAGCTTTAACTCAGCGGTTTGGGTTTACGCTCAAAAATGGACTCTCGGACCTCTGCGCTTAGTTTTGTTTGCTCTTTGGTTTAGCGTTTTGTTTATGCTTATCAACAAATACAGCGAGACCATCAATCGATATACCAGATACTTAGTTGAACTGCTTGGGCGCAATAGTTTGCTTGTTTATATCGAACACGCCTTTATTGTGTTTGCTTTTAAATATTACATACCGCCGCAAACTAACTTTTGGCAGAACTTTCTATTTACGGCCGGAGCTTTGGTGGCGCTGTTTATCGTTACCATTATTTACAAAAATATCGAGCCGAATGTTAACAAAAAAGTTAACTCAATAATTCGCGGCATTAAAAAACCTTTTCTAAAGCTACTAGTGTTTAGTGTCGAGGCTTGA
- a CDS encoding vitamin K epoxide reductase family protein, whose protein sequence is MTTAPKQARENGWTLEAVLPWLLVIGGLIALVASVMLSIEVFDRLKNPSYVPVCNLNPVLSCTNVADSNQAHAFGFPNYFIGIAGYAAVTAIGVAMLAGAKFKQWFWRLVEAGLLFAFLFITWLQFQTLYRIGALCLFCMIVWACTGPMFWYATLYNLSAGHAPKKLTNKFPRAIALARRHHGDILLLWFLIIIALILKRFWYYWSTLA, encoded by the coding sequence ATGACAACGGCACCAAAACAAGCCCGCGAAAATGGTTGGACATTAGAAGCAGTTTTGCCCTGGCTTTTGGTTATTGGCGGCCTTATTGCTTTAGTTGCTTCGGTGATGCTTTCTATAGAAGTGTTCGACAGGTTAAAAAACCCTAGCTACGTTCCTGTTTGCAATTTAAACCCCGTTTTGAGCTGCACGAATGTAGCGGATTCCAATCAGGCTCACGCCTTCGGCTTTCCTAACTACTTCATTGGCATTGCCGGTTACGCCGCCGTAACCGCAATCGGTGTCGCCATGTTAGCTGGCGCCAAGTTTAAGCAGTGGTTTTGGCGATTGGTTGAAGCCGGGCTCTTGTTCGCCTTTTTATTCATTACCTGGCTGCAATTTCAGACGCTTTACCGCATTGGTGCGCTGTGTCTTTTTTGCATGATTGTCTGGGCCTGCACCGGACCGATGTTCTGGTACGCCACTTTATATAACTTGAGCGCCGGACACGCCCCTAAAAAGCTGACTAATAAGTTTCCTCGAGCTATTGCTCTTGCTCGCCGGCATCACGGCGATATTTTACTCTTGTGGTTCTTAATAATTATCGCGCTGATTTTGAAACGCTTCTGGTACTACTGGAGTACTTTAGCCTAA
- a CDS encoding phosphatase PAP2 family protein: MAKLKRIHFIKAFGLIGALLCLAAFIHEPSFPTPDKLFVFLLFVFMAFDNAWEFTKRLLPFVVVILIYESFRSVADQLNKHVHYGFAPHADKLLFGNLPTVYLQNWLWTGHVRWYDILLYIPYMMFFIIPFFVAILVWKTRDSYYWQVITAYSLLFFAGYLTFLLLPTAPPWLASQNHYIQPITRVSSYVWSAMGIHNFPSVYNHISPNPVAAFPSLHAGVSTLFSLMIFKLYGRRWGALSLLYPTLIYIGVVYEGEHYAIDVIAGIVYAVGAYLTAPYVSRELEKLSCWLRLKYSSSTRSVSKSAR, from the coding sequence GTGGCTAAACTTAAGCGAATTCATTTCATCAAAGCGTTCGGTCTTATCGGCGCGCTACTGTGTCTGGCGGCCTTTATTCATGAACCCAGCTTTCCTACTCCAGACAAACTCTTCGTATTTTTGCTGTTTGTTTTTATGGCTTTTGACAATGCTTGGGAGTTTACCAAGCGGCTACTACCCTTTGTGGTCGTGATTCTTATTTATGAATCTTTTCGCAGCGTGGCCGACCAGTTGAACAAGCACGTGCACTACGGTTTTGCTCCCCACGCCGACAAGCTCTTATTTGGCAACCTGCCAACGGTTTATTTGCAGAACTGGCTGTGGACTGGTCATGTCCGGTGGTACGACATTCTTTTATACATTCCGTACATGATGTTTTTCATCATCCCATTTTTTGTGGCGATTTTAGTTTGGAAAACACGGGATAGTTATTATTGGCAGGTCATAACGGCTTATAGCTTGCTATTTTTTGCCGGCTATCTGACATTTTTATTGCTGCCGACGGCTCCACCTTGGCTAGCCTCGCAAAATCACTACATTCAGCCAATAACAAGAGTTTCAAGCTATGTTTGGTCGGCCATGGGCATTCACAACTTCCCTTCGGTCTATAATCACATTTCTCCTAACCCAGTAGCCGCTTTTCCATCTTTACACGCTGGTGTTTCTACGCTGTTTTCGTTGATGATTTTTAAGCTCTACGGCCGGCGTTGGGGCGCTTTAAGCCTACTTTATCCTACCCTGATATACATAGGAGTCGTTTACGAGGGCGAGCATTACGCCATCGACGTGATTGCCGGTATTGTTTACGCCGTCGGCGCTTACCTAACTGCGCCTTATGTAAGCCGCGAACTAGAGAAACTCAGTTGTTGGCTTAGGCTAAAGTACTCCAGTAGTACCAGAAGCGTTTCAAAATCAGCGCGATAA
- a CDS encoding response regulator transcription factor: MRILVIEDEHKIANALKRGLEQEKYAVDVEYDSDSGLGAALSESYDVMIIDRMLPGSIEGLDICRQLREKGVHTPILLLTARDQVRDRVEGLNSGADDYLVKPFSFEELLARIRALLRRPHEAQSTVLNVGDLSLDPVTYEVKRSGKDIRLSAKEFALLEYLMRNAGRVLSKDNLIAHVWDFDADVLPNTVEVYMGYLRSKIDKPFDSPELLHTLRGFGYKLGER; encoded by the coding sequence ATGAGGATTTTAGTTATCGAAGACGAGCATAAGATTGCTAACGCGCTGAAGCGCGGATTAGAACAAGAGAAGTATGCCGTTGATGTTGAATACGACAGCGATAGCGGCTTAGGCGCCGCCCTAAGCGAAAGTTACGACGTAATGATTATTGACCGCATGCTGCCGGGTTCGATAGAGGGTTTGGATATCTGCCGTCAACTACGCGAAAAGGGCGTGCACACACCGATTCTGCTACTAACTGCCCGCGACCAAGTCCGAGACCGCGTAGAGGGTTTAAATTCCGGCGCCGATGATTATTTAGTTAAACCATTCAGCTTCGAGGAGTTGCTCGCCCGCATCCGGGCACTGCTGCGCCGGCCGCACGAAGCTCAAAGCACGGTTTTAAACGTCGGCGATCTGTCGCTAGATCCGGTGACTTATGAAGTCAAGCGCTCGGGCAAGGATATTCGCTTAAGCGCCAAAGAGTTTGCACTTTTGGAATACTTAATGCGCAACGCCGGGCGAGTTTTATCAAAAGATAATCTCATTGCGCACGTTTGGGACTTTGATGCCGACGTTTTGCCGAATACGGTGGAGGTTTATATGGGCTATTTACGCAGCAAAATCGATAAGCCCTTCGACAGCCCAGAACTGCTTCATACGCTCCGCGGCTTTGGCTACAAACTAGGAGAAAGATAA
- a CDS encoding HAMP domain-containing sensor histidine kinase, whose translation MFHSAALKITAWYLGIIMVVSIVFSVALYHVAGNDLDRNVNRQVSYYNGFLSPFDLNNYSQIREQQLDQDRAHLRANLVALNLLVLIVGGAASYALARRTLEPIETALEGQKRFAADASHELRTPLTAMQSEIEVALRDPKLSKTEAVALLGSNLEEVAKLKTLSEGLLKLANHNGRIKTNQAVHLDESAREAIARMEKNAQQKNIDLETKFKPSVAIGDPASLTELAAILIDNAIKYSPAGSKILVATGQSKKAAFLRVEDHGQGIKASDLPRIFDRFYRADTSRNKDQAEGYGLGLALAKKIADLHHGHIEVSSTVDKGSVFSVYLPQA comes from the coding sequence ATGTTTCATTCCGCAGCACTAAAAATCACGGCCTGGTACCTCGGCATCATCATGGTGGTAAGCATTGTTTTTAGCGTGGCGCTTTACCATGTTGCCGGCAATGATTTAGATCGTAACGTCAACCGCCAGGTCTCTTACTACAATGGTTTTTTGTCGCCGTTCGACCTTAATAATTACTCGCAAATTCGAGAGCAACAACTCGATCAAGACCGAGCTCATCTACGCGCCAATTTGGTGGCATTAAACTTGCTGGTTTTGATTGTTGGCGGAGCGGCTAGCTACGCTCTAGCGCGCCGTACTTTAGAACCAATCGAAACCGCGTTAGAAGGCCAAAAGCGCTTCGCCGCCGATGCCAGCCATGAGTTGCGCACGCCGCTGACCGCCATGCAATCAGAGATTGAAGTCGCCCTGCGCGATCCAAAGCTATCTAAAACCGAAGCCGTCGCCCTTTTGGGCAGCAATCTAGAAGAAGTCGCCAAACTCAAAACTTTATCAGAAGGTCTGCTTAAATTAGCAAACCACAACGGTCGTATTAAAACGAACCAAGCCGTTCATCTGGATGAATCAGCCCGCGAAGCCATTGCCAGAATGGAGAAGAACGCTCAGCAAAAAAACATCGATTTAGAAACCAAGTTCAAGCCATCGGTGGCTATTGGCGACCCGGCCAGCCTAACGGAACTAGCAGCTATCTTAATAGACAATGCAATCAAATACAGCCCGGCGGGCAGCAAAATTTTGGTAGCTACCGGACAGTCAAAAAAAGCAGCCTTTTTGCGCGTTGAAGACCACGGGCAGGGCATCAAGGCTTCTGATTTACCTCGCATTTTTGATCGCTTTTATCGGGCCGACACCAGCCGCAACAAAGACCAGGCTGAGGGTTACGGCTTGGGTCTGGCGCTAGCTAAAAAGATTGCCGATCTTCACCACGGCCATATAGAAGTATCCAGTACCGTAGACAAGGGTTCGGTTTTTAGCGTCTACCTGCCGCAGGCTTAG
- a CDS encoding phosphatidylglycerol lysyltransferase domain-containing protein → MKSLRQDWPLNIIAALTALLGIATLSSTLYELVHLHYARIIIADAHLTLIAGISLIYLGMLLRRGKHNAWLAALAVFPLILIRNTRHFVFDDEMSGHYLLLVLTNLVLPILLLICLVIFRQRYVVRSEATTFRIALRRAIIILLIAFLYGVIGFQLFDRRDFHEEIGPSTAAHYTIDQIGLTTNNKPTPHTRRSLFFVDSLATVSVVSLAYVAFSLFSPIRFRLAHRQQDYIDAKNIVGCRPKTSEDFFKLWPRDKVYFFNQSRTSMLAYRVSRGVALVVGDPLGTPAEVKQLLISFDELCRANDWRTALVHTDKSNLKLYKRLGLEAQKIGEEALVDVANFNSSVVRNKYFRNINNRFSKGGYTFEVLEPPHDQATLDRLAVVSDSWLSSPGRAERGFMLGYFSAAYMQQCRIAVVKDQSGNIQAFLNQVPDVLNKEANYDFLRHESGSLSNINDFLMLNFIKYLGIEGYSHLNMGLCPLSGLDKENDADKNLLGSILRFAYANGGRFYSFEGLKRFKSKYEPNWEDRYIVYGGGIAGFGRVLSALLKAMTNIA, encoded by the coding sequence ATGAAAAGCTTAAGACAAGACTGGCCGCTTAATATAATTGCCGCGCTAACGGCTTTGCTTGGAATCGCCACGCTATCCAGTACGCTCTATGAGCTTGTTCACTTGCACTACGCTCGAATCATTATTGCCGATGCCCATTTAACCCTAATTGCCGGCATTAGCCTTATATATTTGGGCATGTTACTGCGGCGCGGCAAGCATAACGCCTGGCTGGCTGCCTTAGCTGTTTTTCCGCTGATTTTAATTCGTAATACCAGGCACTTTGTTTTTGATGACGAAATGAGCGGCCACTATCTGCTGCTAGTACTCACTAATCTTGTCCTGCCTATCTTGCTTTTGATTTGCCTGGTTATTTTCAGGCAACGGTATGTCGTTCGCAGTGAAGCCACGACTTTTCGAATTGCTTTGCGTAGAGCAATCATTATTTTATTGATAGCTTTTCTATATGGAGTTATTGGCTTTCAGCTTTTTGACCGGCGGGATTTTCATGAAGAAATCGGACCGTCGACAGCCGCCCATTACACGATCGACCAAATTGGCTTAACCACTAACAATAAACCCACGCCGCATACCCGGCGCTCCCTATTCTTCGTCGATTCGCTAGCTACGGTCAGTGTGGTTTCTCTGGCCTACGTAGCATTTTCTTTATTTAGTCCGATTCGCTTTCGCCTGGCGCATCGGCAGCAAGACTATATAGACGCCAAAAATATTGTTGGCTGTCGTCCAAAAACTAGCGAAGACTTCTTTAAGCTGTGGCCGCGCGATAAGGTCTACTTTTTTAACCAGTCTAGAACCAGCATGCTAGCTTATCGGGTTAGCCGAGGCGTAGCTCTGGTGGTCGGTGATCCACTGGGAACACCTGCCGAGGTCAAACAGCTTTTAATTTCTTTTGATGAACTTTGCCGTGCAAACGATTGGCGAACAGCTTTGGTGCATACGGACAAGTCTAACCTCAAGCTATATAAACGCTTAGGCTTGGAGGCGCAAAAGATTGGCGAGGAGGCTCTGGTCGATGTTGCCAATTTCAACTCCTCGGTAGTTAGAAACAAGTACTTTCGCAACATCAATAACCGCTTTTCTAAAGGCGGTTATACCTTTGAAGTCTTAGAGCCTCCCCACGACCAAGCAACCTTAGACCGATTGGCTGTAGTTTCGGACAGCTGGTTGAGCTCACCTGGTCGAGCCGAGCGTGGATTTATGCTCGGCTACTTTAGTGCCGCCTATATGCAACAATGCCGTATTGCCGTCGTTAAAGACCAAAGCGGTAATATCCAAGCTTTTCTTAATCAAGTTCCTGATGTTCTGAATAAAGAAGCCAACTATGACTTTCTGCGCCACGAAAGCGGCAGCTTAAGTAATATTAACGACTTTTTGATGCTTAACTTCATAAAATATCTAGGGATCGAAGGCTACAGCCATCTCAATATGGGTCTTTGTCCTTTGTCCGGCCTGGACAAAGAAAATGACGCTGACAAAAATCTACTCGGCAGCATTTTAAGGTTTGCTTATGCCAACGGCGGCCGGTTTTACTCGTTCGAAGGCTTAAAGCGCTTCAAATCTAAATACGAACCTAACTGGGAAGACCGCTACATTGTTTATGGCGGCGGTATTGCTGGTTTTGGCCGCGTTTTATCTGCCCTGCTCAAAGCTATGACGAACATCGCCTAA
- a CDS encoding DUF998 domain-containing protein, protein MLKSRFLPLIALAAAISFNNWILGIFLNNHLFLAGGSVSEFSASTQPYHWLFRLLDIVSGLLLAGLGILIYRLLAGRRYYSWLGFGLLILGLSNCLDAVLPLPCSGTVDAHCNAPVRISLHRVSLPTHVFSSTIIGLCYVLIPLAVYLYANRVGNQATKLLSWVVLVSTLLFFGLLALESFYESSVFSHLAGYAQELQMILLGWLFVKITSVARREPANSP, encoded by the coding sequence ATGCTAAAGTCTCGCTTCTTACCGCTAATAGCTTTGGCGGCAGCCATATCATTCAATAACTGGATACTCGGCATTTTCTTAAATAACCATCTGTTTTTGGCCGGCGGATCAGTTAGTGAATTTAGTGCATCAACTCAACCTTATCACTGGCTGTTCAGACTGCTCGATATAGTCTCTGGGCTTTTGCTGGCAGGGCTGGGCATTCTTATTTACAGACTGCTGGCCGGACGACGCTATTATAGCTGGCTAGGATTTGGGCTACTGATTTTGGGACTATCAAACTGCTTGGATGCCGTTTTGCCACTGCCGTGTTCTGGCACGGTTGATGCTCATTGCAACGCGCCAGTCAGGATCAGCCTGCACCGAGTCTCGCTGCCTACCCATGTCTTTAGTAGTACGATCATCGGCCTATGCTATGTACTAATCCCGCTGGCCGTTTACCTTTATGCCAATCGAGTGGGCAACCAAGCGACGAAGCTTCTTAGTTGGGTGGTATTAGTTTCGACTTTATTGTTTTTTGGGCTTTTAGCTTTAGAATCCTTCTACGAAAGTAGTGTTTTTAGCCACCTAGCAGGCTACGCTCAAGAGCTACAGATGATTCTACTGGGTTGGCTTTTTGTAAAAATAACCTCTGTTGCTAGGCGCGAACCAGCAAACTCGCCTTAG
- a CDS encoding methionine adenosyltransferase domain-containing protein has translation MSNYKTAESVSPKHPDKLCDQISDAILDAYLAKDPKARVAVEAVGGHGIIFVVGEVTSDHHVDIEPIVKRIAPGAKAHIKIVRQSPEIASGVDTGGAGDQGIMVGYATSETTELLPLEVVLARQLNQRLFALWPNDGKTQVTLKDNQIVTVVASFQHTKQAELAEAVAEWLKGQNTARDVTIFANPSGDWDQGGFDADTGLTGRKLVIDNYGPQIPVGGGAFSGKDASKVDRSGAYMARRIAVDYLKNTGAKEVYCYLAYAIGVAEPVEATVLIDGQEQSVSGYDLTPAGIIKHLDLLKPQYEKTAAWGHFGNKFTWDS, from the coding sequence ATGTCAAATTACAAAACCGCCGAAAGTGTCAGCCCAAAACACCCCGACAAACTCTGCGACCAAATATCCGACGCTATTTTAGACGCCTATCTAGCCAAAGACCCCAAAGCTCGCGTAGCCGTAGAGGCTGTTGGCGGCCACGGCATAATCTTTGTAGTTGGCGAAGTTACCTCTGATCATCATGTCGACATCGAGCCAATTGTTAAAAGAATCGCCCCCGGCGCAAAAGCACATATTAAAATTGTCAGGCAAAGCCCGGAAATAGCCAGTGGAGTTGACACCGGCGGCGCGGGCGACCAGGGAATAATGGTGGGCTACGCTACAAGCGAAACCACCGAACTTTTGCCTCTGGAGGTAGTTCTGGCGCGCCAACTTAATCAACGCTTATTTGCGCTCTGGCCGAATGACGGCAAAACCCAAGTCACGCTCAAAGACAATCAAATCGTAACTGTTGTAGCTAGCTTTCAGCACACCAAGCAGGCCGAACTCGCCGAAGCCGTAGCCGAGTGGCTTAAAGGCCAGAATACTGCTCGAGATGTAACTATTTTTGCCAACCCATCGGGCGACTGGGACCAAGGCGGCTTTGACGCCGACACAGGCTTAACTGGGCGCAAATTAGTCATTGATAATTACGGTCCGCAGATTCCTGTTGGCGGTGGTGCGTTCTCTGGCAAGGATGCTTCTAAGGTAGACCGCTCTGGCGCTTATATGGCCCGCCGAATTGCCGTTGACTACCTAAAAAACACTGGCGCCAAGGAGGTGTATTGTTACCTTGCCTATGCCATTGGTGTAGCCGAACCGGTCGAAGCCACCGTGCTAATTGACGGCCAAGAGCAGTCTGTTTCCGGCTACGACTTAACGCCAGCCGGCATCATTAAGCACCTTGATCTTCTTAAGCCGCAATACGAAAAAACCGCGGCCTGGGGTCACTTTGGCAATAAATTTACATGGGATAGCTAG